Proteins from a single region of Rhodovibrio salinarum DSM 9154:
- a CDS encoding bifunctional acetate--CoA ligase family protein/GNAT family N-acetyltransferase, producing MSIRNLDKAFKPQSVALIGASTKDHSVGQVVARNLFHSGFKGPIMPVNPKHRSIEGVLAYNSVDELPIVPDLGVIATPPDAVAETVRALGEKGTRAVVVLTAGFGEGGSEQGQQRRQQLLDAARPYTLRIVGPNCVGVMLPELGLNASFAHIAPNKGNLAFVTQSGAMVTAMLDWATPRGIGFSHVISLGDMTDVDFGDALDYLGNDPNTRAILLYVEAISDARKFMSAARAASRTKPVIVIKGGRFAEGAKAASSHTGALAGSDAVYDAAFRRAGMLRVYDLHELFDAAETLASAPQIKGDRMTILTNGGGLGVLATDALIGGGGKMAELSDETIQKLDKVLPATWSRGNPVDIIGDAPGKRYADALQILLEEKNSDAVLVMNCPVAVADPKDAADAVVRTIGGRRRPVFTAWLGEGAAREARALFAERGIPTYGTPEEGVRGFLHLVRYRRSQEELMETPPSVPDQRPADTEAARIALKKVLDEGREWTSEPEAKQILKAYGVPIVDTRIADDIESAVQAAEELGYPVAIKVISGDITHKSDVGGVELGLESAEEVRHAAERMQHTIYELRPDARIDGFSVQQMVNRPDSHELIVGATEDSQFGPIMMFGHGGTAVEVRRDQTLALPPLNMNLARSMIESTRVHGLLEGYRGHPKADIDAIARALNMVSQLVIDCPEVAELDINPLLADAHGVVALDARIKVQQPKATGAERLSISPYPKELERTQALSDGTPEFLRPITPEDEPALRAFFRRMTPEDMRLRFFSPMKELSHAFAARLTQIDYDREMALVAVNPDDPEEIHGAVRITCDPDNIEAEYAVAVRSDLKGRGLGYLLMQEIIGYAKNRGVRRITGDVLAENRAMLQMCKDLGFQSKHAPDDPQLIRVQLPLDQAAE from the coding sequence GTGAGCATCCGGAACCTGGACAAAGCCTTCAAGCCGCAGTCGGTCGCCTTGATCGGGGCCAGCACCAAGGACCATTCGGTGGGTCAGGTCGTGGCCAGGAACCTGTTCCACAGCGGGTTCAAGGGTCCGATCATGCCGGTGAATCCGAAACACCGCTCGATCGAGGGCGTGCTTGCCTATAACTCGGTCGACGAGCTGCCGATCGTTCCCGACCTGGGCGTGATCGCGACGCCGCCGGATGCGGTCGCGGAGACGGTGCGGGCGCTGGGCGAAAAGGGCACGCGCGCGGTGGTCGTGCTGACCGCCGGCTTCGGCGAGGGCGGCAGCGAGCAGGGGCAGCAGCGCCGCCAGCAGTTGCTGGATGCCGCGCGGCCATACACGCTGCGCATCGTCGGGCCGAACTGCGTCGGTGTGATGCTGCCCGAGCTGGGCTTGAACGCGAGCTTCGCGCACATCGCCCCGAACAAGGGCAATCTGGCGTTCGTGACCCAGTCCGGGGCGATGGTGACCGCCATGCTGGACTGGGCGACACCGCGGGGGATCGGCTTCAGCCACGTGATCTCGCTGGGCGACATGACCGATGTCGACTTCGGCGACGCGCTGGACTACCTGGGCAACGATCCGAATACCCGCGCGATCCTGCTGTACGTCGAGGCGATCAGCGACGCGCGCAAGTTCATGTCCGCCGCGCGGGCGGCCAGCCGGACCAAGCCGGTGATCGTCATTAAGGGCGGCCGGTTCGCCGAGGGGGCGAAGGCCGCCAGTTCTCATACCGGCGCGTTGGCCGGGTCGGATGCGGTCTATGACGCCGCGTTCCGGCGCGCTGGCATGCTGCGGGTCTATGACCTGCATGAGCTGTTCGACGCCGCCGAGACGCTGGCGAGCGCCCCGCAGATCAAGGGCGACCGCATGACCATCCTGACCAACGGCGGCGGTCTGGGCGTGCTCGCGACCGACGCGCTGATCGGCGGCGGCGGCAAGATGGCGGAGCTGAGCGACGAGACGATCCAGAAGCTGGACAAGGTTCTGCCGGCGACCTGGTCGCGCGGCAATCCGGTCGACATCATCGGCGACGCGCCGGGCAAGCGTTATGCGGATGCCCTGCAGATCCTGCTGGAGGAAAAGAATTCCGACGCCGTTCTGGTGATGAACTGCCCGGTCGCGGTGGCCGACCCGAAGGATGCGGCGGACGCGGTGGTGCGCACGATCGGCGGACGTCGGCGTCCGGTCTTCACCGCCTGGCTGGGCGAGGGAGCGGCGCGCGAGGCGCGTGCCCTGTTCGCCGAGCGCGGTATCCCGACATATGGCACCCCGGAAGAAGGCGTACGCGGCTTCCTGCACCTGGTGCGCTATCGGCGCAGCCAGGAGGAACTGATGGAGACGCCGCCGTCGGTCCCCGATCAGCGCCCGGCGGATACCGAGGCCGCGCGGATCGCGCTGAAGAAAGTGCTGGACGAGGGCCGCGAGTGGACCAGCGAGCCGGAAGCCAAGCAGATCCTGAAGGCCTACGGCGTGCCGATCGTCGACACCCGGATCGCCGACGATATCGAAAGCGCCGTCCAGGCGGCGGAGGAACTGGGGTATCCGGTCGCGATCAAGGTGATCTCCGGCGATATCACCCACAAGTCCGACGTCGGCGGCGTCGAGCTGGGCCTGGAGAGTGCCGAGGAGGTGCGCCACGCCGCCGAGCGGATGCAGCACACCATCTATGAACTGCGCCCGGATGCCCGGATCGACGGTTTCTCCGTGCAGCAGATGGTCAACCGTCCGGATAGTCACGAGTTGATCGTCGGGGCGACGGAGGATTCGCAATTCGGCCCGATCATGATGTTCGGCCACGGCGGTACGGCGGTGGAAGTGCGCCGCGACCAGACGCTGGCGCTGCCGCCGCTGAACATGAACCTGGCCCGCAGCATGATCGAAAGTACCCGCGTGCACGGCCTGCTCGAAGGCTATCGTGGTCACCCGAAGGCTGACATCGATGCGATTGCCCGGGCGCTCAACATGGTGAGCCAGTTGGTGATCGACTGCCCCGAGGTGGCCGAGCTGGACATCAACCCCCTGCTCGCCGACGCGCACGGCGTGGTCGCGCTGGATGCCCGGATCAAGGTGCAGCAGCCCAAGGCTACGGGCGCTGAACGCCTGTCGATCAGCCCCTACCCGAAGGAGCTGGAGCGCACGCAGGCGCTGAGCGATGGCACGCCGGAGTTCCTGCGCCCGATCACCCCGGAGGACGAACCGGCTCTGCGCGCCTTCTTCCGGCGGATGACGCCGGAAGACATGCGTCTGCGCTTCTTCTCGCCGATGAAGGAGCTCAGCCACGCCTTCGCCGCGCGCCTGACCCAGATCGACTATGACCGGGAAATGGCTTTGGTCGCGGTCAATCCGGACGACCCGGAGGAGATCCACGGTGCGGTGCGGATCACCTGCGATCCGGACAACATCGAGGCGGAGTATGCGGTCGCCGTGCGCTCCGATCTGAAGGGGCGCGGGCTTGGCTATCTCTTGATGCAGGAGATCATCGGCTACGCCAAGAACCGCGGCGTGCGTCGGATCACCGGCGACGTGCTGGCGGAAAACCGGGCGATGCTGCAGATGTGCAAGGACCTGGGCTTCCAGTCCAAGCACGCGCCGGACGATCCGCAGCTGATCCGGGTGCAGCTTCCGCTCGACCAGGCGGCGGAATAA
- a CDS encoding aspartate-semialdehyde dehydrogenase, translated as MGYKVAVAGATGNVGREILKIMAEREFPADEVIALASGRSAGREVSFGEDQTLKIQDMSKFDFKGVDIVLSSPGGEVSAEYSPKAAKAGAVVIDNTSKFRMEPDVPLVVPEVNPEAIAEHTKRGIIANPNCSTIQMLVALKPLHDLAGIKRVVVSTYQSTSGSGKEAMDELFNQTRGIYMNEPARPQNFTKQIAFNAIPHIDSFLDDGSTKEEWKMVNETKKILSPDIRVAATCVRIPVFISHGESINVEFERDVSEDAAREAMRDFPGLTVVDHRADEGYVTPVEAAGEDDVYVSRIRKDPTVDNGLAFWCVADNLRKGAALNTVQIAETLIERFWAKERANA; from the coding sequence ATGGGTTACAAGGTCGCCGTCGCCGGCGCCACGGGCAACGTGGGCCGGGAGATTCTGAAGATCATGGCCGAGCGGGAGTTCCCCGCCGACGAGGTCATCGCGCTGGCTTCCGGCCGGTCGGCCGGCCGCGAGGTGTCGTTCGGCGAGGACCAGACCCTGAAGATCCAGGACATGTCCAAGTTCGACTTCAAGGGCGTGGACATCGTCCTGTCCTCGCCGGGCGGCGAGGTGTCGGCCGAATACTCGCCCAAGGCCGCGAAGGCCGGCGCGGTGGTGATCGACAATACCTCTAAGTTCCGGATGGAGCCGGACGTCCCGCTGGTCGTGCCGGAGGTCAATCCGGAGGCGATCGCCGAGCACACCAAGCGCGGCATCATCGCCAACCCGAACTGCTCGACCATCCAGATGCTGGTCGCCCTCAAGCCGCTGCATGACCTGGCCGGGATCAAGCGCGTGGTGGTCTCGACCTACCAGTCGACCAGCGGCTCCGGGAAGGAGGCGATGGACGAACTGTTCAACCAGACGCGCGGCATCTACATGAACGAGCCGGCGCGTCCGCAGAACTTCACCAAGCAGATCGCGTTCAACGCGATCCCGCACATCGACTCCTTCCTGGACGACGGCTCGACCAAGGAGGAGTGGAAGATGGTCAACGAGACCAAGAAGATCCTCTCCCCCGACATCAGGGTTGCTGCGACCTGCGTGCGCATCCCGGTGTTCATCAGCCACGGCGAATCGATCAACGTCGAGTTCGAGCGCGATGTGAGCGAAGACGCCGCGCGCGAGGCGATGCGCGACTTCCCAGGGCTGACCGTGGTCGATCACCGCGCCGACGAAGGCTACGTCACGCCGGTTGAAGCGGCCGGTGAGGACGACGTCTACGTCTCCCGCATCCGCAAGGACCCGACGGTGGACAACGGTCTCGCCTTTTGGTGCGTCGCCGACAATCTGCGCAAGGGCGCGGCCCTCAACACCGTCCAGATCGCCGAGACCCTGATCGAGCGTTTCTGGGCCAAGGAGCGCGCGAACGCCTGA
- a CDS encoding cyclophilin-like fold protein — translation MTERIRITVGDVCFDATLRATPTAKAIASACPVTGTANTWGEEVYFGARLDVAPEDDQRAVVDAGEIAYWPEGNAIAIGYGPTPISQGDEIRLAAPVNIFADADPDDVRKLKGAKAGAPVKVECA, via the coding sequence ATGACTGAACGTATCCGGATCACCGTGGGGGACGTCTGTTTCGACGCAACCCTGCGCGCCACGCCGACCGCCAAGGCGATTGCCAGCGCCTGCCCGGTCACGGGCACGGCCAATACCTGGGGCGAGGAAGTTTATTTCGGCGCCCGGCTCGACGTCGCGCCTGAAGACGACCAGCGCGCAGTGGTCGATGCCGGCGAGATCGCCTACTGGCCCGAAGGCAACGCGATCGCGATCGGCTACGGCCCGACCCCGATCAGCCAGGGCGACGAAATCCGCCTGGCCGCCCCGGTCAACATCTTCGCCGACGCCGATCCCGACGACGTGCGCAAGCTCAAGGGCGCGAAGGCCGGCGCGCCCGTGAAGGTGGAATGCGCCTAA
- a CDS encoding CoA-acylating methylmalonate-semialdehyde dehydrogenase → MTEQLTHFIDGARTSDTGGRSGPVYNPATGQQTATVAFADNAVLQRAVASAKQALPDWAGKTPLTRARVLFKYKELLEANRDKLAELICREHGKVFSDAKGEVTRGIEVVEFATGAPHLLKGDYTPQVGGSVDSFSMRMPLGVVAGITPFNFPAMVPMWMFPVALACGNTFVLKPSEKDPSAPLFLAELLMEAGAPKGVLNVVNGDKQAVDGLIQHPDVQALSFVGSTPIAEYIYQHGCAQNKRVQALGGAKNHMVVMPDADMDQAADALMGAGYGSAGERCMAVSVAVTVGEAGDQLISRLAPKVENLRIGPWDDAKADMGPLVTADHLQKVKGYVDLGVEEGAELIVDGRSQSLQGYENGNFMGGCLFDRVTPDMRIYKEEIFGPVLSVVRANSYDEAVELVNAHEFGNGSAIFTRDGDAARQYQQEAQTGMVGINVPIPVPMAFHSFGGWKRSLFGDHHMHGMEGVRFYTRLKTVTQRWPTGIRAGAEYTMPTME, encoded by the coding sequence ATGACCGAACAGTTGACCCACTTCATCGATGGTGCGCGTACGTCCGATACCGGCGGGCGCAGTGGCCCGGTGTATAACCCGGCAACCGGCCAGCAAACGGCCACGGTCGCCTTCGCCGACAATGCGGTGTTGCAGCGCGCGGTCGCCTCCGCCAAGCAGGCCTTGCCGGACTGGGCCGGGAAGACGCCGCTCACCCGCGCGCGGGTGCTGTTCAAGTACAAGGAACTCTTGGAAGCCAACCGCGACAAGCTGGCGGAGCTGATCTGCCGCGAGCACGGCAAGGTGTTCAGCGACGCCAAGGGCGAGGTCACGCGCGGTATCGAGGTGGTGGAGTTCGCCACCGGCGCGCCGCACCTGCTCAAGGGTGACTACACCCCGCAGGTCGGCGGCAGCGTCGACAGCTTCTCGATGCGCATGCCGCTCGGCGTGGTCGCCGGCATCACGCCGTTCAACTTCCCGGCGATGGTGCCGATGTGGATGTTTCCGGTCGCGCTTGCCTGCGGCAACACCTTCGTCCTGAAGCCGAGCGAGAAGGACCCGAGCGCGCCGCTGTTCCTGGCCGAGCTGCTGATGGAGGCGGGCGCGCCGAAGGGCGTGCTGAACGTCGTCAACGGCGACAAGCAGGCGGTCGACGGCCTGATCCAGCACCCGGACGTGCAGGCGCTGTCGTTCGTCGGCTCGACGCCGATCGCCGAGTACATCTATCAGCACGGCTGTGCGCAGAATAAGCGCGTGCAGGCCCTGGGCGGCGCTAAGAACCACATGGTGGTGATGCCCGACGCCGACATGGACCAGGCCGCCGACGCGCTGATGGGTGCGGGCTATGGCAGCGCGGGCGAGCGCTGCATGGCCGTCTCTGTGGCGGTCACGGTGGGCGAGGCCGGTGATCAGCTGATCTCCCGCCTGGCGCCGAAGGTGGAGAACTTGCGGATCGGTCCCTGGGACGACGCCAAGGCCGACATGGGGCCGCTGGTCACCGCCGATCACCTGCAAAAGGTGAAGGGCTACGTCGACCTGGGCGTCGAGGAAGGCGCTGAGTTGATCGTCGATGGCCGCAGCCAGTCGCTGCAGGGCTACGAGAACGGCAACTTCATGGGCGGCTGCCTGTTCGACCGTGTGACCCCGGACATGCGGATCTATAAAGAGGAAATTTTCGGCCCCGTGCTGTCGGTGGTGCGCGCCAACAGCTACGACGAGGCGGTCGAGTTGGTGAACGCGCACGAGTTCGGCAACGGCTCGGCGATCTTCACCCGCGACGGCGACGCCGCCCGGCAGTACCAGCAGGAGGCGCAGACCGGCATGGTTGGCATCAACGTGCCGATCCCGGTGCCGATGGCCTTCCACTCCTTTGGTGGCTGGAAGCGCTCGCTGTTCGGCGATCATCACATGCACGGCATGGAAGGCGTGCGCTTCTATACCCGTCTGAAGACCGTGACGCAGCGTTGGCCCACCGGCATCCGCGCCGGCGCCGAATACACCATGCCGACGATGGAGTAG
- the zapE gene encoding cell division protein ZapE, which translates to MAEAARDSAKATSDAPQQTDVSADGPLAAYRTLRQQGEIAADPAQELAAEKLESLHHALRNYQPKNPGGWKARLGLARRPETPPQGLYLYGDVGRGKSMLMDLFHDRAPVERKRRVHFHAFMAEVHDRLHAWRQETKGAKADPLPQLAEKIAQENWLLCFDEFHVVNVADAMILGRLFEALFEHGVVVVATSNFPPDRLYENGLQRGRFLPFIELLKQRLDVLGLEGGRDYRLSRLSDITVYQTPLGPKARQAMDQAFARLTEGAEIARDYVTVKGRRVEVPRCARGVARFGFDDLCAKALGAQDYLAIATHFHTVLLDDVPAMTGDQRNEARRFMTLIDALYEHRCNLLIAADAPPERLYQGEDGGFEFQRTVSRLMEMQSKDYIALPHLT; encoded by the coding sequence ATGGCCGAGGCCGCGCGCGACAGCGCCAAGGCAACTAGCGACGCGCCGCAGCAGACCGACGTGAGCGCGGACGGGCCGCTCGCGGCCTATCGCACCCTGCGCCAGCAGGGCGAGATCGCCGCCGATCCCGCGCAGGAGCTGGCGGCGGAGAAGCTGGAATCGCTGCATCACGCCCTGCGCAACTACCAGCCCAAGAATCCTGGCGGCTGGAAGGCCCGCCTGGGCCTCGCCCGCCGGCCGGAGACGCCGCCGCAGGGCCTGTACCTGTACGGCGACGTCGGGCGCGGCAAGTCCATGCTGATGGATTTGTTCCACGACCGCGCACCGGTCGAGCGGAAGCGGCGCGTGCACTTCCACGCCTTCATGGCCGAGGTGCACGACCGGCTGCATGCCTGGCGGCAGGAAACCAAGGGGGCGAAGGCCGACCCGTTGCCGCAGCTGGCGGAGAAGATCGCGCAGGAAAACTGGCTGCTGTGCTTCGACGAGTTTCACGTCGTCAACGTTGCCGACGCGATGATCCTGGGCCGGCTGTTCGAGGCGCTGTTCGAGCACGGGGTGGTGGTCGTCGCCACCTCCAACTTCCCGCCCGACCGGCTGTACGAGAACGGCCTGCAGCGCGGCCGCTTCCTCCCGTTCATCGAGCTGCTGAAGCAGCGCCTGGACGTGCTCGGCCTGGAGGGCGGGCGCGACTACCGGCTGAGCCGCCTGTCCGACATCACGGTCTATCAGACCCCGCTCGGCCCCAAGGCCCGCCAGGCGATGGACCAGGCCTTCGCGCGCTTGACCGAGGGGGCGGAGATCGCGCGCGACTACGTCACGGTGAAGGGCCGGCGGGTCGAGGTGCCGCGCTGCGCCCGTGGGGTGGCGCGCTTCGGCTTCGACGACCTATGCGCCAAGGCGCTGGGCGCGCAGGACTATCTGGCGATCGCCACGCACTTCCACACCGTGCTGCTGGACGACGTGCCGGCAATGACCGGCGATCAGCGCAACGAGGCGCGGCGCTTCATGACCCTGATCGACGCCCTCTACGAGCATCGCTGCAACCTCTTGATCGCCGCCGATGCGCCGCCGGAACGCCTGTACCAGGGCGAGGACGGCGGCTTCGAGTTCCAGCGCACCGTCTCGCGCCTGATGGAAATGCAGTCCAAGGACTACATTGCCCTGCCGCACCTGACGTGA
- a CDS encoding ABC transporter permease translates to MSRLADAPTSQATGSMIGRIGAVVLRHVYLMQTSWPRVFELMYWPTIQMILWGFITQFFLQHSAYVAQAAGVLIAAVLLWDVLFRGQLGFSLSFLEEIWSRNLGNLAVSPLAPREFLAALTVMSLLRTLIGVLPAAALAIVFYRFNIFTLGLPLVAFFTLLLVFGWAIGMMVSALVLRVGQGAESVAWLAIFLLAPVSAVYYPVATLPDWLQPVSWMLPTAPVFEGMRAILVDDTVRTDLLLHAALVDLCYLALGAFLFLYSFHVARKRGLLLQVGE, encoded by the coding sequence ATGAGCCGCCTGGCGGATGCCCCAACCTCCCAGGCGACCGGCAGCATGATCGGGCGAATCGGCGCGGTCGTGCTGCGGCACGTCTACCTGATGCAGACCAGCTGGCCGCGCGTCTTCGAGTTGATGTACTGGCCCACGATCCAGATGATCCTGTGGGGCTTCATCACGCAGTTCTTCCTGCAGCACAGCGCCTACGTCGCGCAGGCCGCGGGCGTGCTGATCGCCGCGGTGCTGCTGTGGGACGTGCTGTTCCGCGGCCAGCTCGGCTTTTCGCTGTCCTTCCTGGAGGAAATCTGGTCGCGCAACCTGGGTAATCTGGCCGTCAGCCCCTTGGCGCCCCGTGAGTTCCTGGCGGCGCTGACGGTGATGAGCCTGCTGCGTACCCTGATCGGCGTGCTACCGGCCGCCGCGCTGGCGATCGTGTTCTACCGGTTCAACATCTTCACGCTGGGCCTGCCGCTGGTCGCCTTCTTCACCTTGCTGCTGGTGTTCGGCTGGGCGATCGGGATGATGGTCTCCGCGCTCGTCCTGCGCGTCGGCCAGGGCGCCGAAAGCGTGGCCTGGCTGGCGATCTTCCTGCTGGCGCCAGTGTCGGCGGTCTATTACCCGGTCGCCACCCTGCCCGACTGGCTGCAGCCGGTGTCCTGGATGCTGCCGACCGCCCCGGTGTTCGAGGGGATGCGCGCGATTCTGGTCGACGACACGGTGCGCACCGACCTGCTGCTGCACGCCGCGCTGGTCGATCTCTGCTACCTGGCGCTGGGAGCGTTCCTGTTCCTGTACAGCTTCCACGTCGCCCGCAAACGCGGATTGCTGCTGCAGGTAGGGGAATAA
- a CDS encoding ABC transporter ATP-binding protein — protein sequence MTVQPAAPDSPAPVVRAVALTKTFGSVHAVQGIDFDVPRGTTMALLGANGAGKTTTIAMLLGLLLPTSGRVEVLGHDMARARHRAMALVNFSSPYVDLPRRLNVRQTLSFFARLYGVPRPRQRIEDLLHELDLGDLRKRRLGSLSAGQKTRVALAKALINAPQVLFLDEPTASLDPDTGDWMRSYLEAYQRESGCAILLASHNMAEVERMCHDVKMMRAGRIVDQGTPRHLLDRYGRGNLEEVFLDIARDRQRGGEMPHHTPEGALAE from the coding sequence ATGACCGTCCAGCCCGCCGCCCCTGACTCCCCCGCCCCCGTCGTCCGGGCGGTTGCTTTGACCAAGACGTTCGGGTCGGTGCACGCCGTTCAGGGAATCGACTTCGACGTTCCGCGCGGTACGACGATGGCGCTGCTGGGCGCGAACGGCGCGGGCAAGACGACCACGATCGCCATGCTGCTGGGCCTGCTGCTGCCGACCAGCGGACGGGTCGAGGTGCTGGGCCACGACATGGCGCGGGCGCGCCACCGCGCGATGGCCCTGGTCAACTTTTCCAGTCCCTATGTCGACCTGCCCCGGCGGCTCAACGTCCGGCAAACGCTGAGCTTTTTCGCCCGACTCTACGGCGTCCCAAGGCCGCGCCAACGGATCGAAGATCTGCTGCACGAACTCGACCTCGGCGACTTGCGCAAACGCCGGTTGGGCAGCCTCTCGGCCGGACAGAAAACGCGGGTCGCGCTCGCCAAGGCGCTGATCAACGCCCCGCAGGTGCTGTTCCTGGACGAACCGACCGCCTCGCTCGATCCCGACACGGGCGACTGGATGCGCAGCTATCTGGAGGCCTATCAGCGCGAAAGCGGCTGCGCGATCCTGCTTGCCAGCCACAACATGGCCGAGGTCGAGCGGATGTGCCACGACGTGAAGATGATGCGTGCCGGCCGGATCGTCGACCAGGGCACGCCACGCCACCTGCTCGACCGCTATGGCCGCGGCAATTTGGAAGAGGTGTTCCTGGACATCGCTCGTGACCGGCAACGCGGCGGCGAAATGCCGCACCACACGCCCGAGGGAGCGTTGGCCGAATGA
- a CDS encoding ActS/PrrB/RegB family redox-sensitive histidine kinase: MTTDVQPTLKRGVRPLTPTTSAVADGGRVRLRTLNTIRWVAVGGQMAALALVYVGLEYPLPIVPAVLLVLVSVATNLQAAWSHRGAPWLTDRGAAIYLAVDLVQLSALLALTGGLANPFALLILAPVTVSASVLSRTSTLALAGVAILSASVLALWHVPLPWANGGLDLPRLYIGGIWAALVLAVSFIAAYVFSLAAEAQRMSDALSATQMALAREQRLSALGGLAAAAAHELGSPLGTIAVVAREIRGEVPEGSDMEEDAELLLQETQRCRDILARLAAQPEGDQDDTTFWDLPLSALAQTAGQPFQREEIALEVRTDPRDGSAQPTVQRKPEILHAIGTLVQNAMGFANSQVVLETRWDARTAELAILDDGPGFDPQIVPYLGEPYLSTRRRDSGGENMGLGIFIARTLLARTGADVLFDNRPEGGAQVIVRWPRARLEEAAPAGGGSTWPGHAPRRQDERVAS, encoded by the coding sequence ATGACAACCGATGTCCAACCAACTCTGAAGCGTGGGGTGCGCCCCCTGACCCCAACGACGAGCGCCGTCGCGGATGGCGGGCGGGTGCGGTTGCGTACCTTGAACACGATCCGCTGGGTCGCGGTGGGCGGTCAGATGGCGGCGCTGGCGCTCGTCTACGTCGGTCTGGAGTATCCGCTGCCGATCGTGCCGGCCGTGCTGCTGGTACTGGTGTCGGTTGCGACCAACCTGCAGGCCGCGTGGTCGCATCGCGGCGCGCCCTGGCTGACAGACCGGGGGGCTGCAATCTACCTCGCGGTCGATCTGGTGCAGCTAAGCGCCTTGCTGGCGCTTACCGGCGGTTTGGCCAACCCCTTCGCGCTTTTGATTCTGGCGCCTGTCACGGTGTCGGCAAGCGTGCTGTCGCGTACGAGCACCTTGGCGCTTGCTGGGGTCGCGATCCTATCGGCGAGCGTGCTGGCGCTGTGGCACGTTCCGTTGCCCTGGGCGAACGGGGGGCTGGACCTGCCGCGTTTGTATATCGGCGGCATCTGGGCAGCGCTGGTTCTCGCGGTGTCTTTCATCGCCGCCTATGTGTTCTCGCTTGCCGCCGAAGCGCAGCGCATGTCCGACGCGCTGTCCGCCACGCAGATGGCATTGGCGCGCGAGCAGCGGCTTTCCGCGTTGGGGGGACTGGCGGCTGCGGCGGCGCACGAGCTGGGCAGCCCGCTTGGCACCATCGCCGTGGTTGCGCGCGAGATTCGTGGCGAGGTGCCCGAAGGCAGCGACATGGAGGAGGACGCCGAGTTGCTGCTGCAGGAAACGCAGCGTTGCCGGGATATCTTGGCGCGCCTTGCCGCCCAGCCGGAGGGCGACCAGGACGACACCACCTTCTGGGACTTGCCGCTGTCTGCGTTGGCGCAAACCGCCGGCCAGCCGTTTCAGCGTGAGGAAATCGCGCTCGAGGTGCGTACGGACCCGCGCGATGGATCGGCGCAGCCGACGGTCCAGCGCAAGCCGGAGATTCTGCACGCGATCGGGACGCTGGTGCAGAATGCCATGGGATTCGCGAACAGTCAGGTCGTGTTGGAAACGCGCTGGGATGCGCGGACCGCGGAACTTGCGATCCTGGACGATGGGCCTGGCTTCGATCCGCAGATCGTCCCATATCTTGGGGAGCCCTATCTTTCGACGCGTCGACGGGACTCGGGCGGCGAAAACATGGGCCTGGGTATTTTCATCGCGCGCACGTTGTTGGCGCGTACGGGCGCCGATGTCCTGTTCGACAACCGCCCGGAGGGCGGCGCGCAGGTAATCGTGCGCTGGCCGCGCGCGCGTTTGGAAGAAGCCGCACCGGCGGGCGGCGGGTCGACCTGGCCCGGACACGCGCCGCGCCGACAAGACGAGAGGGTAGCGTCATGA
- a CDS encoding ActR/PrrA/RegA family redox response regulator transcription factor, producing the protein MTERMDVKGRNTDGVDTPSAGTATIGQPSGAASEVADLGRLLLVDDDERFLTRLGRAMAKRGFEVSTATSVEEGAQLAHRTAPDYALVDLRLEDGNGLEVVQQIREHRPECRVVVLTGYGNITTAVAAVKAGAVDYLSKPADADQIASALLAQGEDLPEPPDNPMSADRVRWEHIQRVYEQCDRNVSETARRLRMHRRTLQRILSKYAPRD; encoded by the coding sequence ATGACTGAGCGGATGGACGTTAAGGGGCGGAACACTGACGGTGTCGACACCCCGAGCGCTGGAACAGCCACGATTGGCCAGCCGAGCGGGGCTGCCAGCGAGGTGGCCGACCTCGGCCGTCTCTTGTTGGTCGACGATGACGAGCGTTTTCTGACCCGGCTGGGTCGGGCGATGGCGAAGCGGGGATTCGAGGTATCGACCGCGACCAGCGTTGAGGAAGGGGCGCAGCTTGCGCATAGAACCGCACCGGACTACGCGCTCGTCGACCTGCGCCTGGAAGATGGCAACGGCCTGGAAGTCGTGCAGCAGATCCGCGAACACCGGCCGGAGTGTCGGGTCGTGGTGCTGACCGGCTATGGCAACATCACCACTGCCGTTGCCGCCGTGAAGGCCGGGGCGGTCGATTACCTCTCCAAGCCGGCCGATGCCGACCAGATCGCTTCGGCATTGCTGGCGCAGGGCGAGGATCTGCCGGAGCCGCCGGACAACCCGATGAGCGCGGATCGCGTGCGTTGGGAGCATATCCAGCGGGTTTACGAGCAGTGTGACCGCAACGTTTCCGAGACCGCGCGGCGGCTGCGTATGCACCGGCGCACCCTGCAGCGTATCCTCAGCAAGTATGCGCCGCGTGACTGA